The Tessaracoccus timonensis sequence CGAGCTTCCAGCTCCACTTCGCCGATTTCGACATCGTAACCCCCGGCGACGTGCCGGACGTGCTCGTCGCGATGAACCCGGCCGCGCTCAAGGTGAACCTGAAGGATCTGCCCACCGGCACGGTCATCATCGTCGATACGCACGACTTCACCGCGCGCAACCTCAAGAAGATCGGGTGGGACACCAACCCCCTCGAGGACGGCACCCTCACCAACTACACGGTGCACCAGCTGGACCTCACGACGCTGGCGCAGGGCGCCGTCGAAGGCTTCGGCCTCACGCGCAAGGACGCGTCGCGGACGAAGAACATGTTTGCGCTTGGCCTGCTGAGCTGGATGTACTCGCGCCCCACCGAAGGCACAGAGCAGTTCCTCGCTTCGAAGTTCGCCAAGAAGCCAGATATCCGCGACGCCAACCTCGCCGCGTTCAGGGCCGGCTACGCGTACGGCGAGACCACCGAAGCGTTTGCTGTGCAGACCGTCGTCGATCCGGCCCCGATGCCGCAGGGTCGCTACCGGCAGGTCTCCGGCAACCTCGCCACGGCCTACGGCCTCATGACGGGCGCCCACAAGGCCGGCATGCAGCTCTTCTTGGGCTCCTACCCCATCACCCCCGCCTCCGACATCCTGCACGAACTCTCCCGCCGCAAGGACGTCGGCGTGATGACGTTCCAGGCGGAAGACGAGATCGCCGGCGTCGCGTCCGCGCTGGGCGCGAGCTTCGGCGGTGCGCTCGGTGTCACCACCACGTCGGGCCCCGGCGTCGCGCTGAAATCGGAGACCATCAGCCTCGCCATCATGACCGAACTCCCATTGGTGATCGTCGACGTGCAGCGCGCCGGGCCGTCGACGGGTATGCCGACGAAAACCGAGCAGGCCGACCTGTTGCAGGCACTCTACGGCCGCCACGGTGAGGCCCCGCTACCGGTGCTCGCGGCGAAGTCGTCCACCGACTGCTTCGACACCGCGCTCGAGGCGTGCCGGATCGCTGTCACCTACCGCACGCCCGTCATCATGCTCTCCGACGGCTACCTCGCCAACGGTGCCGAACCGTGGCGTATCCCGGATCTCGACGCGATTCCCGCCATCGAGCCCAACTTCGCCGAGCAGGTACACGACGAGGACCCGCACTTCATGCCGTACCGACGCGACCCCGAGACGCTCGCGCGTGAGTGGGCGAAGCCCGGCACGCCCGGCTTGGAGCACCGCATCGGGGGTCTGGAGAAAGACCAGCTCTCGGGCAACGTCAGCTACGACCCGGACAACCACGATGCGATGGTGCGTACCAGGGCTGACAAGGTGGCCGGCATCGTGCGCGACATCCCCGACCTCCAGGTGGACGACCCAACCGACGACGCGAAACTGCTCGTGCTCGGCTGGGGGTCGACCTACGGACCCATCACGGCTACGGCCAGGCGCATGCGTAAGAACGGCCACAAGATCGCGACGGCGCACCTGCGCCACCTGAACCCCATGCCCGCCAACGTTGGCGATGTGCTGCGTCGCTACGAGCACGTCATCGTCCCGGAGATGAACATGGGCCAGCTCGCGCACGTGCTTCGGGCGAGGTACCTCGTCGATGTGGAGAGCTACTCGCGGGTGCGCGGGCTACCGCTGTCCATCGCGGAGCTGGAGGAAGATTTCGTACAAGCAGTGCAGGCATTGGAGGAGCAGCGATGAGCGGTCTTGCAGGCGTTCCACTGGCCATCGAGCCCTTGCAGCGCAAGGAGATGGTGAGCGATCAAGAAGTGCGCTGGTGCCCAGGCTGCGGCGACTACGCAATCCTGTCCACCTTCCAGCAGATGGCGGCGGGGCTCGGCATCCGTCGCGAGAACATCGTCATGATCTCGGGCATCGGCTGTTCATCGCGCCTGCCGTACTACGTCGACTCGTACGGCATGCACTCCATCCACGGACGCGCGCCCGCCATCGCGACAGGGCTCGCCGCCACGCGCGACGACCTCAGTGTCTGGGTCATCACCGGCGACGGCGACGCGCTCTCCATCGGCGGCAACCACCTCATTCACGCGCTGCGCCGCAACGTGAACATCAACATCTTGCTGTTCAACAACCGCATCTACGGGCTCACGAAGGGGCAGTACTCCCCCACGTCTGAGATCGGCAAGGTGACGAAGTCAACCCCGTACGGCTCGCTCGACGAACCGTTCAACCCGCTGTCGGTGGCGTTGGGCGCGGAGGCGACGTTCGTGGCTCGCGCCGTCGACTCCGATCGCGCCGGGCTCACTGAGGTGATGGAGCGCGCGGCCCAGCATCGCGGTGCATCCTTCATCGAGATCTTCCAGAACTGCCCCATCTTCAACGACGGTGCGTTCGATGCCATCAAGGGGCCTGAGGCCGTCGAAACCCTCATCCCGCTGCGTCACGGCGAACCCATCACGTTCGGCAAGGACGGGCACAAGGCGGTGATCCGCGACGAGTACGGCGCGCTCAGCGTCGTCCAGACCGCCGACGTGGACCCGTCGGCCATCGTGGTGCACGACGAGACGCGCGACGATCCAACGTACGCGTTCGCACTGTCCAGGCTCACCGAGCCGGGCGTGCTCGATCAGGCCCCAATCGGGGTGCTGCGTTGCGTGGATCGCCCCACCTACGACGATCTCGCCCGCGAACAGATCACCGCTGTCGAGTCACCTGACCGGGCTGCTGCGCTAGCCTCGGTCATCGCAGGACCTGACACGTGGGAGGCTCGGACACAATGAATCAATGGCGGCCGTCAGCGCCACCTCCACCAGGTGGCTGGCAGCCGCCAGATTCCGGGCGTTCACGCGCGCCACAGCCTCGCCCTCCCGCTGCGCAGCCTGACTCGTCGCAGGAGCAGGATCCGGAGGCGTTCCAGTCCATCTTGATGCGCGCTCGTGACCAGTCGCGCTACGAGGCGCCTGTCATTGAGGAGGAGCGCTCGCGCGGCCCCTTCCCCTGGAAGATGGTCGTCGCTGTGTTCACGGTCGTGGTAGTACTCGCCGTCGCCGCCGGCACGTTCTATGCGCTCGTGCTACGCAAACCCACCGTCGACGAGCGCACCATCGTGAAGCCTTCCGGCAGCGCATCTGCGGGGAACATCCGCACTCCGCAAGCGGCCGTCTCCGAGTATCTGCATGCGCTCGCCGACGGCGACATCGACAAGGCCTTGTCCCTCGGAGAGCGCGGGGGCGACGAGACCAGCACGATGGTGCTGCTCTCCCGCAAGGCACACCAGGCGATGCGCGAGAAAGCGCCCATCGAGAACATCAAGATCCTGACCACCGACAAGAAGGCGTCGGACGTGGAGGTGAGCTACACGCTCGCCGGGCAGCCCGTGCACACAAGTATTCCCGTGGTGCTCGACGATCGCGGGAGCTACGAGCTGGAGCGCACCACCGTCACCGTCGTGATCGAGCTCGTGCAGGCCGAGTCGCTGCCCCTGAAGGTGAACGGCGTCGAGGTGCCCAAGGTGCAGCCCATCGAGGTGGTGCCTGGCGTGTACAACCTTTCGACGGAGTTGCCGTTCATTCAGTACCCGTCAGACAACAGCTTCACCATTGGCTCGCTGCAGTTCGCGGAGGAGACGCTGCTGCCGGCAACGCCTGCCTTCACGAACGCCGGTAACGACGCGTTCCGTTCAGCGCTGGAGCGTTCCCTCGAGCAGTGCGTGGAGATGCAAGCTCCCAGCCCGCAGGGATGCCCGCAAGGGGTTCGTCCAGCGAAACCCATCAAGCCGGGCTCGATCAGGTGGAGCCTCGTCGGCAATCCCGTGGTCGGGGTGCAACCCAGCCTCAGCACCGACGATCTATCCATCGGTGTCGCCACGCTGGATATGACCTTCAATCTGGAGTTCCAATACGCCGACGGCTCCAACCCAGGCACGCAGGAGCTCAAGGTCACGGCCCGCGCATCGGCGAATATGCTCGCTGAGAACCCCGATGAGGTCATCATCACCTGGAACAAGTAAGTAGCCGCACGCCGAGCGCCTACTAGGCTAAACGGCATGACTGGACTCGATTTTTCTCACCGCGACGACGAGGTGCGCCTCGTCGACGACCTGTTCCGCCACTTCCACGGGCGTTGGCTCGCCACCGCGCAGATCGATCCCGATAAATCGTCCGCCGGTGCCTTTGTTGATCTCCGCGATGACGCGGAGGCGAATGTGCGTGCGATCGTCGAGGGCATCCGCAACGCTGAGCCGGGCTCCGAGGAAGCGAAGATCGCGCAGCTCTACGCGTCGTTCATGGATGAGCAGAAGGTGGAAGCACTCGGCGCTGCACCGCTGCGCCCGCTGCTGGAGGCCATCGAGGGCATCACCGACGGCGCCTCGCTCGCGGGCTACCTGGGTGACGCGGCGCGTCGGGGGTTGCTGAGCCTCGTCCACTTCGGCGAGGAGACTGACCCGGGAGACCCGTCGCGCTACGTCTTGTTCATCGCGCAGAGCGGTCTGGGGCTGCCGGATGAGGAGTATTACCGGCTCGAGGAACACGCCGAGATCCGGGATGCGTACCGTGCGCATGTCAAGCGCATGCTCGCGCTCGGCGGTGTTTCCGACGCCGCCGATCAGGCCGACGCCGTGCTGGCGCTCGAGACGAAGATCGCCGCGCAGCATTGGGACAAGGTGCGCTGTAGGGACATCGTCGCGATGTTCAACCCGAAGTCGTGGGAGGAACTGCAGAGCTTTGCGCCTGGATTCGCTTGGGAGCGGTTCCGCGACGCGGCCGGGATCCCCGTCGAGAAGCTGGAGTACGTCGTCGTCGAGCAGCCGTCGTTCGTGGAGGCGCTCGCTAGCCTCGTCGAGGAGGAACCTGCCGATGCGTGGCGCGCGTGGGCGCGCTGGCATGTGATCTCGAGCGTCGCGCCATACCTGTCGTCGCAGTTCGTCGAAGCCAACTTCGACTTCTACGGGCGCACGCTTTCCGGCAC is a genomic window containing:
- a CDS encoding 2-oxoacid:acceptor oxidoreductase subunit alpha, whose protein sequence is MTKQLNRVVIRFAGDSGDGMQLTGDRFTAESASFGNDIATLPNFPAEIRAPQGTLPGVSSFQLHFADFDIVTPGDVPDVLVAMNPAALKVNLKDLPTGTVIIVDTHDFTARNLKKIGWDTNPLEDGTLTNYTVHQLDLTTLAQGAVEGFGLTRKDASRTKNMFALGLLSWMYSRPTEGTEQFLASKFAKKPDIRDANLAAFRAGYAYGETTEAFAVQTVVDPAPMPQGRYRQVSGNLATAYGLMTGAHKAGMQLFLGSYPITPASDILHELSRRKDVGVMTFQAEDEIAGVASALGASFGGALGVTTTSGPGVALKSETISLAIMTELPLVIVDVQRAGPSTGMPTKTEQADLLQALYGRHGEAPLPVLAAKSSTDCFDTALEACRIAVTYRTPVIMLSDGYLANGAEPWRIPDLDAIPAIEPNFAEQVHDEDPHFMPYRRDPETLAREWAKPGTPGLEHRIGGLEKDQLSGNVSYDPDNHDAMVRTRADKVAGIVRDIPDLQVDDPTDDAKLLVLGWGSTYGPITATARRMRKNGHKIATAHLRHLNPMPANVGDVLRRYEHVIVPEMNMGQLAHVLRARYLVDVESYSRVRGLPLSIAELEEDFVQAVQALEEQR
- a CDS encoding 2-oxoacid:ferredoxin oxidoreductase subunit beta, giving the protein MSGLAGVPLAIEPLQRKEMVSDQEVRWCPGCGDYAILSTFQQMAAGLGIRRENIVMISGIGCSSRLPYYVDSYGMHSIHGRAPAIATGLAATRDDLSVWVITGDGDALSIGGNHLIHALRRNVNINILLFNNRIYGLTKGQYSPTSEIGKVTKSTPYGSLDEPFNPLSVALGAEATFVARAVDSDRAGLTEVMERAAQHRGASFIEIFQNCPIFNDGAFDAIKGPEAVETLIPLRHGEPITFGKDGHKAVIRDEYGALSVVQTADVDPSAIVVHDETRDDPTYAFALSRLTEPGVLDQAPIGVLRCVDRPTYDDLAREQITAVESPDRAAALASVIAGPDTWEARTQ